GGATAATCCTGATTACGCGTTTCTCTTTGGGGGTGAAGGGCATGGTTATTACCGTTATAAGCAGTTTATCTCTATGCATCATCCCCCTGGAGGAGCTTTTGATCCTCAGTTTCCCTCACCTTCTATGCCTATGATGCATCACCCGCCGAATCCCATGTTGAGTCCTGGTGCTTTGGGTGTTCAGCCGATTCGCCAGCCTCCTTTCCCACCGTTCCATGACCACCAGCAGCATCATCTTCCGCAGCCTCATCCGTTTGCGCCGCCACCGCCACTTGCTCGTCCTGATTTTGATCAGTCAGTTCATGCTTTCAGAGGTCTTTCTGGTCCACTCCCTGCTGATGTTGCTGTGGAGCTGAACAGTGTCTTGGCCAACCTTAATGGCACTAAAGATTCTATCAAAAGTGCTAAGATTTGGTTCATGCAAAGATCTCCCTTTGCTCCAGCTTTGGCTGAAGCGCTTAGAGACAGGGTCTTTGCTACTGATGATTCTGAGAAGCAGATGCATATAGTTTATCTCGCTAATGACATTCTCTTTGACAGGTACCTAAATAAAATCACTGGTGGCTTTTTATATAATTCAAGAGGCTTATTGTATAGTCTATGCTTTCATATTCTGGTTCATTTGATATATGAGTGTTTGCGACATTATGATTCTTTTAACACAGTTTGCAACGGAGGACAAACTTGCACGAGTTTGACAACGAAGCGCTTGCATTCAGACCTGTTTTGGGTTCCATGCTGGGAAAGATTTACCACTGTCCACATAACAAGGAAGCAAACCAGTCGCGTCTGGAGAACCTGTTGCAGTTCTGGGCTTCTAAGGAGGTTTTTGATCAAGATACCATTTCCACCCTTGATAAAGAGATGAGAAGTGGACCACCTCCAAATACCTTTTCTCGTTCACCCATTATAGCCGCAAACTCATTGCAGCATCCAGGTAAACCTCCTCTTCCCTGgtagaaaacataaaacataactCACCCTCTGTAACTTGAATTCGGTTATAGATTCGACCAGACACCAACAAGttggtttttttatatatatatccactTGCAGGAATGATGCAACAGCCACAAAGCAGCCATGTTCCTAGCACAATGAACTTAGAGCATCTGGCTAGTAATCCAGTCGCAGGCCAACAGTTTATCCCAAATGCGATTACTCCTGGTGCCTTTCCCGGTTCCATACCCTCTGTTCCACCTCCAACACAACCACCTGCTGGTGAGAAGCAGGCTCCTTATCCTCTTTTTCCTCCTGGTCTAATCCCTGGGATGGTCAGAAAGATGCAGGTCGGAAGTGGTGTGCCTTACTCGCCACTCAGCCCCCTCGATATCCCGACCGTCATACCACCGTCTGTTACACCACAATCTCAGGTACTCGAGAGAGTATCAAAGTTCTTCAAGGAGATAGGTGAGGTGAACCCGAGTGAAGGTCCCATGGGATCTGAATCACAAGACGACTATGACGATTACGAGCGGGACAGTCCAGTGCGCAAAGGAGGTGCATGCATTCCTCCACCAGCTAATCTACAGGTGGACCCTGAGACAGGAACGTATGCGGATGGAAGCACTGATAAAAAGAGCACGTCCGGGAGATTGGGACTTGGAGCAACAGCTGATCCCAACGAACCAACTCAGTATGATGATGTTTATACATCTTACAGGAAGCACAGAAGTACGAATTATCACACAACCATGAGTGCAAGATCTACAGCCAGATGAGATTCAGTTCAACTTCTCATCTTCTAATGGCTACTCTCTACTTGAGTCTGTTTAGAGTTGCGAAAGTAAACCTTCTTGTCTTCTTGTTACTGtgacaaaaatattatcttctCAGCTTTGGAAAAGACTTGTCAACACATCCATTTAGTCAGTTAATATTTGGCACTGAACATcagatattttgaatttttgttactGGTAAGACAAAACCTTGATAAATACAGAAGAGTTAAGAAAACATCATATTATTATCCTTTTTCCTCCTATACAGCATTCTTATGTAATGACTTGTGTAATGTTACTCAGCTTTGAAAATATACTAGTGCTCTTGAACATCTGCTATGGTAATTAATGCAAAGCcttgataaaaaagaaaagggGTTTAGATTACTCGGTAATGTGACAGAAACACAAGTATCACAGAACTAAACCAAGATTCACTTGCACAAAAGGGCAAGAATGATAGTAAAAGACAATATCATCCATTTAACTCTCAAAAGTATCCATATGAGAAAAATCTGGAGTCTGGCAAATTGTCCACGCTTTAGCTTTGAGATGGAAAGATATTAAGGAGCGAGCCTTAGAGGGTCACGAGGGAAGAGAGATGTTTTGCGGATGTTGTTGAGGCCACAGAAGAGCATAACCACTCGCTCCAGCCCCACACCGAATCCACCGTGTGGTGGTGCACCGTACctgtaaacattattatttgtAGCCACCGTCAACTCTGATAACCAATGCTAGAAACCAAACTGGCTCAGTTTGTGGTTTATTTATTACCTGAATGAATCGATGTATGTTTTTATTGTATCGACATCAATCCCAAATCGTATTGCTTGTTCCTTCAAGAGTTCTGGGTCATGGACACGTTGAGCTCCTGATATGATCTCCTCACCTAGGACAGAAACCACAAACATAAGTATTAGAATGTGTGGTAACTTAGTTGGTGAGAACTAAGAAGACTACTTTATCGGCGAGGAAACACATAAGATAGAAACAGAAAACTCAAAGATGCACCTCTTATGAAGACATCGAATGAGTTGCTGTAGTTAGAATCGTCCGCACAGGGCATAGTGTAGAATGGCCTAACCGCCGAAGGATAGCGATGCAGGATGTAGAACTCCGTATTGTACTTCTCCAGAACGAGCTGGCCAAGCTTTCTCTCAACTTCTGTATTTAGATCTCCAAGAGGATCAGCCTCGACACCAGCTTCCTGTAAACACATTAAAATTCAAGATAACCAATTGTTACTAACATTCCATTCAAATAACTCATCAAGTCAAATGCAAAAAGACAAGTCTTACCTTCAGCATTTGAATCCCTTCTGCAAAGGGTATAGTCAATGTTTTTGGAAGAAACTGCAAGTTTAGTGCCAGTCATCAGAATACAATAATACACAAGAAGAAAAACTCAGCTTCCAAATATTACTTGCTTCTATTGTACCTTCAACGGCTGGAAAGGGTATTGCTTTCTAATAGCTTCAAGTTCCTTTGAGCACCTCTCTTCTAATTTAGTGAATATGAACGGAAACAACTCGCCCACAATATCCATTACCTGCACAAACAACAAGTATTAAGCACCCGTAGCAGAACATATATACTTGAGAGAAAATCATATTACAAACAGCACAAACTTACCTCAGAATAGTGCTTGTGAATCGCCATCTCCACATCAAGACCAATAAATTCACACAGATGTCTATGAGTGAACGAATCTTCTGCTCTGTAAACAGCACCAACCTCAAAGACACGTTCCAAGTCACCACATATTGCCATCTGCTTATGAAGCTGAGGAGACTGAGCCAGACAAGCAGGCTGCCCTTTGTACTCCAACCTAAATACAGCAGCACCACCTTCACTACTACCAGCAATCAAT
The Brassica napus cultivar Da-Ae chromosome A1, Da-Ae, whole genome shotgun sequence DNA segment above includes these coding regions:
- the LOC106383852 gene encoding calcium homeostasis endoplasmic reticulum protein-like; protein product: MDRRQHDYAAPSGLPYAQQQVPNFQQQQQQQQFGFHPQHQQYPPPMNASGFMPPHPSMQQQFPFQHPMHQQHPPHPQMFNQQHPPHHHHLPPPFPGPYDSAPPPPPPADPELQKRIDKLVEYSVKNGPEFEAMMRDRQKDNPDYAFLFGGEGHGYYRYKQFISMHHPPGGAFDPQFPSPSMPMMHHPPNPMLSPGALGVQPIRQPPFPPFHDHQQHHLPQPHPFAPPPPLARPDFDQSVHAFRGLSGPLPADVAVELNSVLANLNGTKDSIKSAKIWFMQRSPFAPALAEALRDRVFATDDSEKQMHIVYLANDILFDSLQRRTNLHEFDNEALAFRPVLGSMLGKIYHCPHNKEANQSRLENLLQFWASKEVFDQDTISTLDKEMRSGPPPNTFSRSPIIAANSLQHPGMMQQPQSSHVPSTMNLEHLASNPVAGQQFIPNAITPGAFPGSIPSVPPPTQPPAGEKQAPYPLFPPGLIPGMVRKMQVGSGVPYSPLSPLDIPTVIPPSVTPQSQVLERVSKFFKEIGEVNPSEGPMGSESQDDYDDYERDSPVRKGGACIPPPANLQVDPETGTYADGSTDKKSTSGRLGLGATADPNEPTQYDDVYTSYRKHRSTNYHTTMSARSTAR
- the LOC106383936 gene encoding aspartate--tRNA ligase 2, cytoplasmic-like → MSSEPEIQPPTTETPDESGEKISKKAAKKEAAKLEKMRRRQEQEEAARKTASLSLEDESSSRNYGDVTLTELQSTADPKAGKWREAVEGKKWTNVSELVEEIAGSEVLIRGRVHTNRPVSNKLGFVILRQSGFTVQCVVTESKERNVSVNMVKFLKQLSGESFVDVIGVVVLPKEPLTGTTQQVEIQVRRVYCVNSALQKLPLNVEDAARSEADIQAGKPGANQDTRLNNRVIDLRTPANQAIFRIQCHVQIAFREFLLSKGFLEIHTPKLIAGSSEGGAAVFRLEYKGQPACLAQSPQLHKQMAICGDLERVFEVGAVYRAEDSFTHRHLCEFIGLDVEMAIHKHYSEVMDIVGELFPFIFTKLEERCSKELEAIRKQYPFQPLKFLPKTLTIPFAEGIQMLKEAGVEADPLGDLNTEVERKLGQLVLEKYNTEFYILHRYPSAVRPFYTMPCADDSNYSNSFDVFIRGEEIISGAQRVHDPELLKEQAIRFGIDVDTIKTYIDSFRYGAPPHGGFGVGLERVVMLFCGLNNIRKTSLFPRDPLRLAP